GACTCTACTCGTCTCTATAGTCTCCatgtaaaaaaacaacCTATAGCTTGGTATCAAAgtatatatagaaaaagCCATTTCATCCTTTACTTTGGAATTTAAATattgttgctttttctACAATATGGACCcttttgaaggaagaatGGCTTTTCTGcaacttttgaataagCTAAGTGCTTCCCAGTTGTCTCAGTTGAAGCCTGCCCAATttgctttaaaaaacaGAGACCTTGAGGAAGATTTATATTCCTGTATATGGGAAGAGTTGGAATCTGGATCATTCAATACGAGGGTAAATATCATATACTTTGTGGATACCTTGTGTGAATTAAGTTTAAGAAATGGAATCAGTAATGGTTATATTACTATGATTACTCGTGATATTTTAAAACTGGTAGAATATGTGGTTCCAATTGGAACAGCAGGAGCAGCCAATGCTCCTGAAGTAAGAAAGGTGCTCCACTCCCTGCGTCTGAAGAACATAATAGATGATGCTCGGCTTCAGGAAGCAATTAACTTGGTAGACGCTCACGAACAAGCAAGCAAAGCAGGTGAGGACCAAGGTACCACGTCAATTTCTAGAGCCGATATATTAAGGCGATTAGAAGAAGACAGGGAACGGCATAAGCGCATGCGCGAAAATATATGGGCAATACCGAAGCCAGAACTAGAACACGAGATTGCTTGGAATACTATAGAACCAATCACAGAATGTGATTTAGAGTCATTGAACGacgattttgaaaagtataATGAATGTATTCGTGAATCTCTTTGTTAATTATGAAGAAATCGAATTAGAGTCGAAAAACGCAGACGTTGTAAGTCATAGTCCAACTGTAGGTCAAAAAGGGGGATCTTAAAGGTAGAAAATTTTATAGCGAACGATCAAAGCCATTTACATACGTATAcgtatatatttttttcttcttcccaaaaaaaaaaaaaaaagtccGTTCTAGAATTTCTAGAAATAAAGTATTGTAAAGGTTACTTTTAACATGCTTATAAAActatttcaaaagaagcaattaAGCTTCTCGTATtaatgtttttcaattaaaccTGGCTTACTCCAAGGTAACCTTGCAAGTAAGTTGTTCCAGCTTGGATTTGATAGCATCAGCATCTTCTTTTAGTACGTTTTCCTTTAGAACCTTAGGTGCGCTTTCGACAAATTTCTTAGCGTCAACCAAAGACAATCCCAGCAAAGACTTGACTTCCTTGATAACCTTGGCTTTTGAACCTGCATCGAAAGAGTCTAACTTTAAGTTCCAGGTTGTCTTCTCTTCTGGTTTAGGCTCATCATTAGCCTCTTCCGCAGCACCAGCAGCGGCTCCGGGAACTGCCATAGGAGCTGCCATAGGAGCGATGTCGGAAATGTTCAGTTTTTCCTTCAGCTGCTCTACAAGCTTGGACGTTTCTAATAAAGACAATTTGCTAATTTCTTCCACaagattttcaatttttccttCGGCATTTCTTGCAGGTATAGAGCTGTGGAATGTTCTCAATAATGAAGCCGCCGGTTTTGCACGAACTACAGAAATTCTAAAttcattaataaaattacttttgtatttctGACTtacaaatttttgtttaaacGAGGGAAAACACGCAGCATTTTTTTAGGAAATTGTAAACGAGTAATTTGAAGTTGGTAGTTGAATGATACGGGACAGACGTACTGCGCAAAAGCCGTGAGGTTCTAAACACCGGGTTTCaacttaaaaaaaaaaaaaaaagaggatgaagttaaataacaataaattaactaaaaaaaa
The nucleotide sequence above comes from Schizosaccharomyces osmophilus chromosome 3, complete sequence. Encoded proteins:
- the lsg1 gene encoding Lsk1 complex gamma subunit Lsg1, whose translation is MDPFEGRMAFLQLLNKLSASQLSQLKPAQFALKNRDLEEDLYSCIWEELESGSFNTRVNIIYFVDTLCELSLRNGISNGYITMITRDILKLVEYVVPIGTAGAANAPEVRKVLHSLRLKNIIDDARLQEAINLVDAHEQASKAGEDQGTTSISRADILRRLEEDRERHKRMRENIWAIPKPELEHEIAWNTIEPITECDLESLNDDFEKYNECIRESLC
- the mrpl12 gene encoding mitochondrial ribosomal protein subunit L12, with the protein product MLRVFPRLNKNLISVVRAKPAASLLRTFHSSIPARNAEGKIENLVEEISKLSLLETSKLVEQLKEKLNISDIAPMAAPMAVPGAAAGAAEEANDEPKPEEKTTWNLKLDSFDAGSKAKVIKEVKSLLGLSLVDAKKFVESAPKVLKENVLKEDADAIKSKLEQLTCKVTLE